The following coding sequences lie in one Peribacillus frigoritolerans genomic window:
- a CDS encoding B3/B4 domain-containing protein: protein MPRFIIEDDFWSLFPHAKIGTLICQGIDNSIKDVEFCEKLLQEAEKEAHKFLSLEELSSNPVIFVWREAFQKFKTKKGARCSIEALLKRVKNGNHIGTINPLVDIYNSISLRYGLPCGGEDIDTFVGDIRLTQANGNEPFIPLGEDENASPYEGEIVYKDDDGAICRCWNWRETLRTMLTENTKNAFLCIELLDETRSNEFHMALKELSDLVSHKLGGIVKIEVLDINNREITIFD, encoded by the coding sequence ATGCCTAGATTTATCATTGAAGATGATTTTTGGTCGTTATTCCCTCATGCAAAAATAGGCACCCTTATTTGCCAGGGGATTGACAATTCAATAAAGGACGTTGAATTCTGCGAGAAGCTGCTGCAGGAGGCAGAGAAAGAAGCACATAAATTTCTCAGTCTGGAGGAATTGAGTAGTAATCCAGTCATATTCGTTTGGCGAGAAGCTTTTCAGAAATTCAAGACAAAGAAAGGGGCAAGGTGTTCCATTGAAGCTTTATTAAAAAGAGTGAAAAATGGCAATCATATCGGAACAATAAACCCGCTTGTTGACATCTATAATTCAATTTCATTGCGTTATGGGCTTCCATGCGGCGGAGAAGATATCGACACTTTCGTAGGCGATATTCGGCTAACGCAGGCAAATGGAAACGAACCGTTTATCCCATTGGGAGAAGATGAAAATGCTTCACCATATGAAGGTGAAATTGTTTATAAAGATGATGACGGAGCAATATGCAGATGCTGGAATTGGCGTGAAACTCTGAGGACGATGCTAACAGAAAATACAAAAAATGCATTCCTCTGCATTGAATTATTAGATGAAACAAGAAGTAATGAATTTCATATGGCGCTAAAAGAATTGTCTGATTTAGTGTCACATAAACTTGGTGGTATTGTGAAGATTGAAGTATTAGATATTAATAATAGGGAAATTACAATCTTTGATTAG
- a CDS encoding LysE family translocator, which yields MEFSNIWLFVITAATLLIIPGPAVLYIMARSIDQGKKAGIVSVLGVSLGGSVHVLAGAIGVSAILMTSATAFNIVKYLGAAYLIYLGCRTLFSTSDRTASEIPKAPRKKLLKIFYESALVEVMNPKTALFFLAFFPQFISPSAGSVTIQFLLLGIIFIILAFISDGLYAVLAASIRKRILGSEVNSKLQNRITGYLYIVLGVFSAFASPSKT from the coding sequence ATGGAGTTTTCAAATATTTGGCTATTTGTAATTACTGCTGCTACATTGTTAATAATACCTGGACCGGCTGTGTTGTATATTATGGCAAGAAGTATTGATCAAGGGAAGAAAGCGGGCATAGTATCAGTTCTTGGTGTATCTCTTGGTGGTTCTGTTCACGTTTTAGCTGGAGCAATTGGAGTTTCAGCAATCCTTATGACATCAGCAACGGCCTTTAATATCGTTAAATACTTAGGTGCTGCTTATCTTATCTATCTGGGTTGTAGGACTTTATTTTCTACATCTGATCGAACGGCTTCAGAAATTCCAAAAGCCCCTCGCAAAAAGTTATTAAAGATATTTTACGAATCTGCGCTCGTAGAAGTAATGAATCCTAAGACAGCACTCTTTTTTTTAGCCTTCTTTCCGCAATTCATATCACCTTCGGCCGGATCAGTCACAATACAATTTTTACTTTTAGGAATTATTTTTATTATCCTAGCTTTTATTAGTGATGGTCTGTATGCAGTTCTTGCAGCAAGTATTAGAAAGCGGATTCTGGGTAGTGAAGTAAATTCTAAGTTGCAGAATCGGATAACTGGTTATTTATATATTGTTCTAGGGGTATTCTCCGCCTTTGCGAGTCCCTCCAAAACATAA
- a CDS encoding FMN-binding negative transcriptional regulator — protein MIIVYIPKQYRMKNEEAVQIMKSNPFALLITVNEHRPLATHIPLEIREDEGKIYATGHIAYGNKQKKNLDNNSDVLLIFQGQHAYISSSWYQCEEVPTWDYLAVHAYGSARLITEDELISSLDTMLNHYESHRENGRTWETFDPELLKREMKGIVGFEIEITSIQAAAKMSQNRNDTDYKAIVTELEKSNEQGEIQVAQWMREQRNGLIK, from the coding sequence ATGATTATTGTGTACATTCCTAAGCAATATCGTATGAAAAATGAAGAGGCAGTTCAAATTATGAAGTCAAACCCGTTTGCCTTATTGATTACTGTTAATGAACATCGTCCCTTGGCTACGCATATTCCATTGGAAATACGGGAAGATGAAGGGAAAATCTATGCGACTGGGCACATTGCATACGGAAACAAGCAGAAAAAAAACTTAGACAATAATAGTGATGTGTTACTGATTTTTCAAGGGCAGCACGCTTACATTTCATCAAGTTGGTATCAGTGCGAAGAGGTTCCTACTTGGGACTATCTAGCTGTACATGCGTATGGATCAGCACGTTTAATCACTGAAGACGAGCTGATTTCCTCCTTGGATACCATGCTTAATCACTATGAGTCTCACCGAGAAAATGGTCGGACCTGGGAAACGTTTGATCCAGAGTTGCTTAAGAGAGAAATGAAAGGAATAGTGGGCTTTGAAATTGAAATCACATCTATTCAAGCTGCAGCCAAAATGAGTCAAAATCGTAATGACACTGATTACAAAGCGATTGTTACAGAGCTTGAGAAATCAAATGAACAAGGGGAAATTCAGGTTGCTCAATGGATGCGTGAGCAAAGGAATGGGTTAATTAAATGA
- a CDS encoding PLP-dependent aminotransferase family protein yields MNNTIFTFNDNSPKYKQIYEKFKSYIEQGDILANEQLPSIRQLADSLHVSRNTTLLAYEQLVAEGYIRGEGRKGYFANELEPLIFQEPLISYNKKQTESKKLPVVNFRADAVDQKHFPLKIWRRIANQVLTLQDSFRYGEPFGEECLREQISTYLFQSRGVKTNANAIIIGSSTQQMLVYLGHIMKDEFQSIIVEDPGYDGAREAFQFHRFMFETLPVYETGAELSQLEQMKSRLIYVTPSHQSPIGVSMSIQQRQMLIHWVNKIRGYIIEDDYDSEFRYTQKPFPALASIDSARVIYLGNFSKSFLPGIRLSYMVLPQPLLNRFKNQFLHFEATTSLLSQLTMAKLMEEGEWSRHIKRMRLVYKRKMQHLVSALKEQFAQNISIIGEQSGLYVLVKVHLKHSEEWLIQQASFHGVTVYPTSLYFIKNNSDGPMVKLGFSNLSSNEIDVGVKLLKKAWLKE; encoded by the coding sequence ATGAATAATACCATTTTTACTTTCAATGATAACTCCCCAAAATACAAACAAATCTACGAGAAATTTAAATCATATATTGAACAAGGAGACATATTGGCGAATGAGCAATTACCTTCCATTCGTCAACTTGCAGATTCCTTACATGTAAGCCGTAATACAACTTTACTGGCATATGAACAACTTGTTGCTGAAGGGTATATTCGTGGAGAAGGCAGAAAAGGTTATTTTGCAAATGAGTTAGAACCGCTAATATTTCAGGAGCCATTAATCTCTTATAATAAAAAGCAGACTGAGTCCAAGAAACTTCCGGTAGTTAATTTCAGGGCAGATGCCGTTGATCAAAAACATTTCCCGCTGAAAATTTGGAGGAGAATTGCTAATCAAGTATTAACTTTACAGGATAGCTTTCGATACGGGGAACCATTTGGGGAAGAATGCCTGCGCGAACAAATCTCCACATATTTATTCCAATCACGCGGAGTGAAAACAAATGCAAATGCAATTATTATCGGAAGCAGTACCCAACAAATGCTTGTATACCTTGGACATATAATGAAGGATGAATTCCAAAGCATTATAGTTGAAGACCCTGGTTACGACGGTGCTAGGGAAGCTTTTCAATTCCATCGTTTTATGTTTGAAACTTTGCCGGTTTATGAAACAGGTGCTGAACTTTCACAATTAGAACAAATGAAATCACGATTAATCTATGTAACCCCTTCCCATCAAAGTCCAATTGGAGTAAGCATGTCTATTCAACAACGGCAAATGCTTATTCATTGGGTTAACAAGATTCGTGGATATATTATTGAAGACGATTATGATAGTGAATTTCGCTATACACAAAAACCATTTCCTGCTCTTGCCTCCATCGATTCAGCAAGAGTCATTTATTTAGGGAATTTCTCGAAGTCCTTTCTTCCAGGAATTCGTTTAAGTTATATGGTCTTGCCACAGCCATTATTAAATCGTTTTAAAAATCAGTTTCTTCATTTTGAAGCTACTACCTCCCTGCTTAGCCAGCTGACAATGGCTAAACTTATGGAAGAGGGAGAATGGAGTCGACATATTAAACGCATGCGCCTTGTTTATAAAAGAAAAATGCAGCACTTAGTATCCGCATTAAAAGAGCAATTCGCTCAAAATATATCCATTATTGGTGAACAATCCGGTTTGTATGTATTAGTCAAAGTACATCTGAAGCATTCAGAAGAATGGTTAATTCAACAAGCTTCCTTTCATGGCGTTACGGTGTATCCTACGTCCCTCTACTTCATTAAAAATAACTCCGACGGACCAATGGTTAAACTAGGTTTCAGTAATCTTTCTTCAAATGAAATTGATGTGGGTGTGAAACTCTTAAAGAAGGCATGGTTAAAAGAATGA
- a CDS encoding FMN-binding negative transcriptional regulator, with amino-acid sequence MYIPKHFQLKDEEIIYDFIEKYSFATLFSQHNGEPYATHLPLTLNKGESALYGHFARPNEQWKDIEYQQVLAVFQGPHSYISPSWYETTMAVPTWNYVSIHLYGKMEIVKDQKVIFDSLNDMVNKYENPDSPYNLSDVDSSFIEGMSKGIVAFKIKITKIEAKAKLSQNHPVERQELIIKHLENTSQQDNIQVASLMKKNLQK; translated from the coding sequence ATGTATATACCTAAACATTTTCAACTCAAGGATGAAGAAATAATTTATGATTTTATCGAAAAGTACAGCTTTGCCACTTTATTTTCTCAACACAATGGAGAACCATACGCTACCCATCTTCCACTCACATTAAATAAAGGTGAAAGTGCTTTATATGGTCATTTTGCCCGCCCAAACGAACAATGGAAGGATATAGAATACCAACAAGTTCTTGCGGTTTTCCAAGGTCCTCACTCTTATATATCTCCGTCTTGGTATGAAACAACGATGGCAGTTCCTACATGGAATTATGTCTCTATCCATTTATATGGAAAGATGGAGATTGTCAAAGATCAAAAAGTCATATTCGATTCTCTGAATGATATGGTGAACAAATATGAAAATCCAGATAGCCCATACAATTTAAGTGATGTGGATTCCAGTTTTATCGAAGGAATGAGTAAAGGGATTGTAGCATTTAAAATAAAAATCACAAAAATTGAAGCGAAAGCTAAATTAAGTCAAAATCACCCTGTGGAACGTCAAGAATTAATTATTAAGCATCTAGAAAATACTTCTCAACAAGATAATATACAAGTAGCATCTCTTATGAAGAAAAATCTACAAAAATAA
- a CDS encoding LysR family transcriptional regulator, producing MELRHLEYFLMVSKELHFTKAAEKLGISQPTLSHQIKMLEQDVGYALFNRIGKKIELTKVGEIVQKEALNIQNSLQSISSQIKALTKVEIGELKIAVLPGEITDLVSTLCIKFNQLYPNIKVLVQSTDQVEKAVLENQADFGIGFEFNRDDMLTVTKLYDEEFYLISNQSNGDQKVSFSDVLDSSLILFPNIHQCRKILDKTSLEVGRQLEPIVETSSIESILKLVRNGVGRSFVSRTLYEFYDTEDLFFQRIEKPTLTRSVYLVMKKNRFINYAARKYNELLLCEIERLRFHTEKDEIASLKSSIL from the coding sequence ATCGAATTAAGACATTTAGAATATTTTTTAATGGTCAGTAAAGAACTACATTTTACAAAAGCAGCTGAAAAATTAGGAATTTCGCAACCAACTTTAAGCCATCAAATTAAAATGCTTGAACAAGATGTAGGCTATGCACTATTTAACCGTATTGGCAAGAAGATTGAACTTACTAAGGTGGGTGAAATCGTACAAAAAGAAGCATTGAATATTCAAAATTCCTTACAAAGTATATCTTCTCAAATTAAAGCCCTTACAAAAGTAGAAATCGGGGAATTGAAAATTGCCGTGTTACCAGGAGAAATAACTGATTTGGTATCCACTTTGTGTATTAAATTCAACCAATTATATCCAAACATAAAAGTGCTTGTTCAAAGTACGGATCAAGTGGAAAAGGCTGTTTTAGAGAATCAAGCTGATTTTGGTATTGGTTTTGAATTCAATCGTGATGATATGTTGACGGTGACGAAGTTGTATGATGAAGAATTTTACCTGATTAGTAATCAAAGTAATGGAGATCAGAAGGTTTCATTTTCCGATGTTTTAGATAGTTCTCTTATTTTATTTCCAAATATCCATCAATGCAGAAAAATACTTGATAAAACGAGTCTTGAGGTTGGCAGGCAGTTAGAACCTATTGTCGAAACGTCTAGCATTGAATCTATCTTGAAGCTCGTTCGAAATGGGGTTGGCCGCAGTTTTGTTTCGCGGACATTATATGAATTTTATGATACAGAGGATTTATTTTTCCAACGTATTGAAAAACCCACTTTGACTAGATCTGTTTATCTCGTGATGAAAAAGAATCGTTTTATCAATTATGCAGCACGTAAGTATAATGAGTTATTATTATGTGAAATCGAAAGGCTACGTTTTCATACAGAAAAAGATGAGATAGCTTCTTTAAAAAGTTCTATATTATAG
- a CDS encoding HD domain-containing protein gives MFQEVAGIKIPDSRLAKEAADLLRVHGDDLLWNHSNRVFLFGAVNGKKTKQNHDLELLYVSALFHDLGLTKKFSSPDLRFEVDGANAARSFLQQYQIPDESIRLVWDAIALHTTPGVAEHKEAEVALLFSGVGLDVMGDGFEQFPDDLREEIIKAFPRNNFKKDIIPAFYEGFKHKPETTFGNMKEDIIEYFRPEYKNKNFCDCILHSPWTE, from the coding sequence ATGTTTCAAGAAGTAGCAGGTATTAAAATTCCAGATTCTCGATTGGCTAAAGAAGCAGCAGATCTTTTACGCGTGCATGGGGACGACTTGTTGTGGAATCATTCCAATCGTGTATTTTTATTTGGCGCAGTTAACGGAAAAAAAACGAAGCAGAATCATGATTTAGAGTTGCTTTATGTTAGTGCATTATTCCATGATTTAGGTTTAACAAAAAAGTTCAGCAGCCCAGATTTACGATTTGAAGTAGACGGTGCAAATGCAGCGAGGAGCTTTTTACAACAGTATCAAATTCCAGATGAGTCGATTCGTCTTGTATGGGATGCTATTGCATTACATACGACACCTGGCGTTGCAGAACATAAAGAAGCTGAAGTGGCACTACTCTTTTCAGGTGTTGGTTTAGATGTGATGGGAGATGGCTTTGAACAATTCCCTGACGACTTGCGAGAAGAAATTATAAAAGCATTCCCACGTAACAATTTCAAAAAGGACATTATTCCAGCGTTTTATGAGGGCTTTAAGCATAAGCCAGAAACTACTTTTGGCAATATGAAGGAAGATATTATTGAATATTTTAGACCAGAATATAAAAATAAAAATTTCTGTGATTGTATTTTGCATTCTCCTTGGACAGAATAG
- a CDS encoding aldose epimerase family protein, producing MKVSQSSFGNEVLLFTIENDHGVRIEVTNFGARIVNLFVLTESGRKNIVLGFDSIEDYKKETYYGATIGRVAGRIKNGEFSIGESRYQTSVNQLGNTLHGGSPGFDEKIWDYEVKETDESASIIFSTHSPDGENGFPGNLKVSVIYTLDNLNIWSVSYQAISDKDTVFNPTNHVYFNLTGHPSNPIDDHFLQIFSGEFAPVNDDTTVTGEKRSTIGTPYDFRTPKKLKSTFEAIDAEVKKVQGIDHPFFLTCSGLHQTAAKLISPDQKITVEVYTEEPAVVIYTANFVKGVPLMHGEKLIQHGGITFETQAAPGAIEFEDFGDILLLAGENYTSQTKYKIEVRTPLS from the coding sequence GTGAAAGTATCACAAAGCTCGTTTGGAAATGAAGTTTTGCTGTTTACTATAGAAAATGATCATGGAGTAAGAATAGAAGTAACAAACTTTGGTGCAAGAATCGTCAATCTTTTCGTCTTAACGGAATCGGGTCGTAAAAATATCGTATTAGGATTTGACTCAATTGAGGATTACAAAAAAGAAACTTATTATGGAGCAACAATAGGAAGAGTCGCTGGCAGAATAAAAAATGGCGAATTTTCAATTGGCGAATCACGTTACCAAACATCTGTAAATCAATTGGGGAATACATTACACGGTGGCAGCCCTGGATTCGATGAAAAAATCTGGGATTATGAAGTGAAGGAGACGGATGAAAGTGCATCGATCATCTTTTCAACCCACTCACCTGATGGCGAGAATGGTTTTCCGGGGAATTTGAAAGTAAGTGTGATTTATACATTAGACAACTTAAATATTTGGTCAGTGAGCTATCAAGCAATAAGTGATAAAGACACAGTTTTTAATCCAACCAATCACGTCTATTTTAACTTAACAGGGCATCCAAGCAATCCAATCGATGATCATTTCTTACAAATCTTTTCTGGAGAATTTGCACCAGTAAATGACGATACCACGGTAACTGGGGAAAAGCGAAGCACAATTGGCACGCCTTATGATTTTCGAACCCCGAAAAAATTAAAATCAACCTTTGAAGCCATTGACGCAGAAGTTAAAAAGGTTCAAGGAATCGACCATCCATTCTTCCTTACGTGCTCAGGACTTCATCAAACTGCAGCCAAATTAATTAGTCCTGACCAGAAAATAACAGTCGAGGTATACACAGAAGAGCCTGCGGTTGTCATTTACACTGCAAACTTTGTGAAAGGTGTGCCACTTATGCACGGAGAAAAATTAATTCAACACGGCGGAATAACGTTTGAAACCCAAGCTGCTCCAGGAGCGATTGAGTTTGAAGATTTTGGAGATATTCTTTTATTAGCAGGCGAAAATTATACTTCCCAAACAAAATACAAAATTGAGGTAAGGACGCCACTCAGCTGA
- a CDS encoding sugar porter family MFS transporter: MVNEKKISSGFIYFFGAFGGILFGYDIGVMTGALPFLQHDWNLQNNPGAIGWITSSLMFGAIFGGAMAGQLSDRLGRRKMILISSIIFAVGSILAGISPHNGLLFMIVARILLGLAVGAASALVPAYMSEMAPARLRGRLSGINQTMIVSGMLLSYIVAYLLKDLPGTMAWRLMLSLAAVPALILFIGVSRLPESPRFLIKNNKIDEARKVLGYIRSNKEQIDSEITQIQETVKEEAKVNQKASWGTLLSNKYRYLVMAGVGVAAFQQFQGANAIFYYIPMIVEKATGHEASSVLMWPIIQGVILVLGSLIFLMIADKFNRRTLLTIGGTIMGLSFILPAILNLLIPNANPMMMVVFLSIYVALYSFTWAPLTWVIVGEIFPLVIRGRASGLASSFNWIGSFLVGLLFPIMTASMSQEAVFAIFGAICLLGVLFIRTCVPETRGHTLEEIEKIGESRQAKGKSA, translated from the coding sequence ATGGTTAATGAAAAGAAAATCTCAAGTGGATTCATTTATTTTTTTGGGGCTTTTGGAGGCATTCTCTTCGGATATGATATCGGCGTTATGACGGGTGCTTTGCCTTTTCTGCAACATGATTGGAACCTTCAAAACAACCCTGGTGCTATTGGCTGGATTACCTCTTCGTTGATGTTTGGAGCTATTTTTGGAGGTGCCATGGCAGGACAACTTTCTGATCGTTTAGGACGGCGCAAAATGATTTTAATATCTTCTATCATTTTTGCTGTTGGATCCATTTTGGCAGGAATATCCCCACATAATGGGCTCCTTTTTATGATTGTTGCCCGGATTTTATTAGGGTTGGCTGTTGGTGCTGCTTCTGCGTTGGTCCCAGCCTATATGTCGGAAATGGCGCCTGCACGTTTACGTGGACGTCTGTCAGGAATTAATCAAACAATGATTGTCTCTGGAATGTTGCTTTCGTACATTGTCGCTTATTTATTGAAAGACTTACCAGGAACAATGGCTTGGCGGTTGATGCTTAGTTTGGCTGCCGTACCTGCTTTGATCTTATTTATTGGAGTGTCAAGATTACCCGAATCACCACGTTTTTTAATTAAGAACAATAAAATTGATGAAGCTCGTAAGGTGTTGGGCTATATTCGCTCTAACAAAGAACAAATTGATTCTGAAATAACGCAAATTCAAGAAACTGTTAAAGAGGAAGCAAAGGTAAATCAAAAAGCATCATGGGGTACACTTTTAAGTAACAAATACCGTTATTTAGTAATGGCTGGTGTGGGTGTTGCTGCGTTTCAACAATTCCAGGGAGCGAACGCAATTTTTTATTACATTCCTATGATTGTGGAAAAAGCAACAGGGCATGAAGCCAGCTCAGTATTGATGTGGCCGATTATTCAAGGGGTTATTCTCGTACTAGGTTCATTAATATTCCTAATGATTGCTGATAAATTTAATCGCCGTACTTTATTAACAATCGGCGGAACTATCATGGGGCTATCCTTTATTTTGCCGGCAATATTGAATTTATTAATCCCTAATGCAAATCCGATGATGATGGTCGTTTTTTTAAGTATCTATGTAGCACTTTATTCATTCACGTGGGCTCCTTTAACTTGGGTCATAGTTGGAGAAATTTTCCCGTTGGTAATTCGCGGGCGTGCGTCAGGATTAGCTTCATCATTTAACTGGATTGGTTCTTTCTTGGTTGGATTGCTATTTCCAATCATGACTGCTTCGATGTCTCAAGAAGCTGTTTTTGCAATCTTCGGTGCTATTTGTTTACTTGGTGTTTTATTTATCCGGACATGCGTTCCTGAAACTAGAGGTCATACTTTGGAGGAAATTGAAAAAATTGGGGAAAGTAGACAAGCTAAGGGGAAAAGTGCTTAA
- the araA gene encoding L-arabinose isomerase: MLTTEKKEFWFVVGSQHLYGEEALAEVKAHAQKITDALNESGFLPYPLVLQDLAVSADKITSIMKEVNYRDEVAGVITWMHTFSPAKMWIRGTKLLQKPLLHLATQFNESIPWATIDMDFMNLNQSAHGDREYGFINARLKKQNKVVVGYWERHEVRQQIAQWMDVAVAYNESFNIKVARFGDNMRNVGVTEGDKVEAQIQFGWTVDYFGIGDLVQYVNAVTDEEIDALFAEYEGLYEFDYGTYSREDWEKSVKVQVSYEIAIKRFLDDGGYTAFTTNFEDLYGMKQLPGLAVQRLMAQGYGFAGEGDWKTAALDRLLKVMSHNQSTGFMEDYTYELAAGQESILQSHMLEVDPSLASNKPKIVVSPLGIGDREDPARLVFDGKAGDGVVVSMADFGTNYTLLINEVSAFEPTVPAPNLPVARVLWEVKPNFQDGVKAWLENGGGHHTVVSLNLTTDQIITYAKLVGLEYVVIK, encoded by the coding sequence ATGTTAACAACAGAAAAAAAGGAATTTTGGTTCGTCGTAGGATCACAACATCTATATGGGGAAGAAGCGTTAGCAGAGGTCAAGGCGCATGCACAAAAGATAACCGATGCATTAAATGAAAGCGGTTTTTTACCTTATCCACTTGTATTGCAAGATTTAGCTGTTAGTGCAGATAAAATCACAAGCATCATGAAAGAAGTCAACTATCGTGACGAAGTTGCCGGTGTCATCACTTGGATGCATACTTTCTCACCTGCAAAAATGTGGATTCGTGGAACAAAATTATTACAAAAACCATTGCTTCATTTAGCTACACAGTTCAATGAAAGTATTCCTTGGGCAACGATTGATATGGACTTTATGAACCTGAACCAATCCGCGCATGGTGACCGTGAATATGGTTTTATCAATGCCCGTTTGAAAAAACAAAATAAAGTTGTTGTAGGTTATTGGGAGCGCCATGAAGTGCGACAGCAAATTGCACAATGGATGGACGTAGCGGTTGCTTATAACGAAAGCTTCAACATTAAGGTCGCTCGCTTTGGAGACAACATGCGTAACGTTGGAGTAACCGAAGGGGATAAGGTAGAAGCGCAAATCCAATTTGGGTGGACAGTTGATTATTTTGGAATCGGAGACCTTGTTCAATATGTAAATGCTGTTACTGATGAAGAAATTGATGCTTTATTTGCAGAATACGAAGGCCTTTATGAATTTGATTATGGTACCTACAGTAGGGAAGATTGGGAGAAAAGCGTAAAGGTACAGGTAAGCTATGAAATTGCGATTAAACGTTTCCTTGATGATGGCGGTTACACGGCCTTTACAACGAACTTCGAAGATTTATATGGAATGAAACAACTTCCTGGTCTTGCCGTTCAACGTTTGATGGCACAAGGATATGGCTTTGCGGGTGAAGGAGATTGGAAGACGGCAGCACTTGATCGCTTACTGAAAGTGATGAGCCATAACCAATCAACTGGCTTTATGGAAGATTACACATATGAATTAGCTGCTGGACAAGAATCAATCCTTCAATCACATATGCTTGAAGTCGACCCATCTTTAGCAAGTAACAAACCAAAAATTGTCGTATCTCCATTAGGTATAGGTGATCGTGAAGATCCAGCACGTTTAGTATTCGACGGCAAAGCAGGAGACGGTGTCGTTGTTTCCATGGCTGACTTTGGTACAAACTATACACTTTTGATTAATGAGGTTTCTGCATTCGAGCCAACAGTTCCAGCACCAAACCTGCCAGTGGCCCGTGTACTTTGGGAAGTGAAGCCAAACTTCCAAGATGGAGTGAAAGCTTGGCTTGAGAATGGTGGCGGTCACCATACAGTTGTATCATTGAATTTAACAACAGACCAAATCATAACCTATGCCAAACTTGTTGGCTTGGAATACGTAGTTATTAAGTAA
- a CDS encoding L-ribulose-5-phosphate 4-epimerase — protein MLEQLKEEVFQANLDLPKYGLVKYTWGNASAIDRESGLFVIKPSGVDYETMKASDMVVVDLDGNVVEGELRPSSDTATHAVLYKYYQEIGGIVHTHSTWATIWAQAGLDVPAMGTTHADTFYGSVPCARYLTQEEIDRGYEVETGKLIIETFEERGLDILAVPGVLLHGHGPFTWGKDAKSAVMNSVVLDEVSKMNLFTRDLNHFAKELPQNILDKHYLRKHGKYAYYGQK, from the coding sequence GTGTTAGAACAACTGAAAGAAGAGGTATTTCAAGCAAATTTGGACTTGCCTAAATATGGTCTCGTGAAATATACATGGGGAAATGCAAGTGCCATTGATCGTGAAAGCGGTTTATTTGTTATCAAACCTAGTGGTGTTGATTACGAAACGATGAAAGCCAGTGATATGGTCGTTGTTGATTTAGATGGCAATGTTGTTGAAGGAGAGTTGAGGCCTTCATCAGATACAGCGACTCACGCAGTACTTTATAAGTATTACCAAGAAATCGGCGGCATTGTACATACTCATTCAACTTGGGCGACAATCTGGGCTCAAGCAGGCCTTGATGTTCCAGCGATGGGGACCACTCATGCAGACACATTTTACGGATCCGTCCCATGTGCCCGCTATCTAACACAAGAGGAGATTGATCGTGGGTACGAAGTGGAGACTGGGAAGTTAATCATCGAAACATTTGAAGAGCGTGGGTTAGACATTTTAGCCGTTCCTGGTGTCTTACTTCATGGTCATGGTCCGTTTACTTGGGGCAAAGATGCAAAATCCGCCGTAATGAATAGTGTGGTGTTGGATGAAGTTTCGAAAATGAATTTATTTACACGGGATTTAAATCATTTTGCAAAAGAATTACCACAAAATATTTTGGATAAACACTATTTACGAAAACATGGAAAATATGCTTATTACGGTCAAAAGTAA